The following is a genomic window from Halichoerus grypus chromosome 5, mHalGry1.hap1.1, whole genome shotgun sequence.
gaATTTATCTTCTACTTGTTAACTTTGTTGGCTGTCTTTCttagctttatatttttcatatgttttaaaattttagaagtttctcTCTTCACTTGCCATTTACTCACTTTACCTTACTCCTTCCTTTCCAGAAGTTTTGAAGTTGCTGCCACTCAGACCTCATGGCCCTCAGGATGAACCAGATTTTAGAGTTGTGAATGTTCCCTCCCCTGCTAGGGAAATACTGCAGATAAGGCAGATCCAGTCATCATGCCCTGAAGTGGTTTAACTTAGTTCCTGGTTACCCAGTTGGCCCTGGGAAGGAGTAATTTTTCACAAGCCAGGGAACCTCAACCCAGCCCCTTGTTTCAAGCAGTGGACCTGTTTCTCCCACTTGCCTATCTCATTTCTGTAAATAGCTTCGCTGAGGCTACCCAATCGCTGAGGCTAAAACCTAGAAATCATTCTTGATTTCTATATTTCCCATATCCATCCATGAATCAGGATAGTTGGATTAGCCTCCAAAATATAACGTGAAGCCAGCCATTACCCAGCACTCCCTCTGCTACAATTCTTGTCTAATCCATGTCTAATCTAGACCACAGCAATAGCCTTCTAATTGGTCTCTCCATTGCTGCTAGCACCCTCCACATTCCTCCATACCTCCACAGACTGTCCATCTCAGAGCAGTTAGAGTGATGTTCCTAAAGCATAAATCAAACTTCTTTCTTAttctgcttaaaaccctctaAATGATCTCTGTTATAACCAGAATAATGTCTTAAGTTTTCTGTATGTCCTATGTGCCTCTATATGATTTGGCCCCTGCTACCTGTCTCTCTCAGCTTTCTCCACTCTCCCCCTCATTCACTACACTCCAGCAATATTGGCCTTTCAGTTCCTTCACCATTCCCAGCTGATTTCACAGTGAGAACTTAACActtgctatttcctctgcctAGTAGTCTGTTTGCCCAAAGCTTCACCTGGTTGCCTTTCTTTCTCAGACTTCAATTCAAATATCCCCTCCTGAGAGAGGCCTCTATAGCGACCATAGGGGAGGTgccatgtttatttgttttcataataCTTACAAGtggttgaaattattttatgtatttatttgttggtttatttacttgtttattgactgtttccttttgctGGAATAGAGCTTTTGTGGTAAACTGTTATGCTGAAATATTGATCCTTCAGCCTTCAAGACTGCTGGGTTGGCCTTATGTCAGTCTGGCTACAAAGTGTACTTAAGTGTTTATCCCAGTGTACtgtataagaaatattaaaatgtttgccattggggcacctgggtggctcagtcggttaagcatctgccttcagctcaggtcatgatctcagggtcctgggattgagcccggagtcaagtcaggctccctgctcagtggggagtctgcttctccctctttatccctctccctctgccccccacctctgcacacactctgtcaaataaataaataaaatctttaagtaaaaataaaaaataaaatgttcaccaTGATGTGGAAAATGTTGGAAAGCACTGCACTAGAATACAAACTACTTCAGGACAAAAGAAAAGTTGAATTTACTGCTAATAGCATATGTGTCTGGGAACACTTCTAAGAAAGTAGGGAAATGCTGGAGTGTCCGCTAAGCATATTTGGAAGAGTTCAACCCTGGACACCTCCTTCATGCCAGATGGCAAGATCTGTTTGACCTCTGCTAACTAACCTCCCTCTTTACCAACAGTGTTTAACCATCTGAAGCTTCCTGCTGGCTAATAATGACTACATGTTGGAAAGATTTGAAAATTTGGGAATGTCTTTCTTCCACAAAAATGTCCAAGACCAGTTTTATGTTTGATTTGTCTTAGCCAAACATTAGATCCTTGACCTCAGTCTTATCCAGTTCTGTCTTGTTCACTTaagttcttacttttaaaaaaataaaagttctaacTGAGTAGCTACTACAGATCAAACACGATACCAGCTGCTTTTCGTTGTTATTTtacattgtaaaatattttatacaaggTATTTTCTAAATGCCATTATATATGTGTCACTTTTATgaaaattgtttataatttcaGCTCAAACTGTAAAAAACCCTGAGGAATCATTACATTTGTCTGGTCACTTAGAAGATTATATCAATAAaaggtaatttattttaatgttttcatattttattgtgTTCAGTGATGTTTCTAATAGGAAGagttctgccttttattttttagtagacCAGAATGGATTTATTCGGGCACATTATTACCATTTAGGACTGTACTACAATCCAATGACTGGTCTAAGAGTGCTCTACTCGTCAGCAGCACATTCATACCTTGAACTCATGTTCTATCTGCTTCAAGTTCATAGGCAAATGGAAAGAAGGACATGGAAAAATGAATAGAGAGAATACAATTGTGTTTTTCTAGTAGAGACAAGTTTAAATACACTACAGTATGGATGTAAGAAAAGTAGCTTTGTGGTTTTGTATAAAGCTCTGATCTTTCTCATTAGATACTCAGATTGAGTAAAATCATGTTAACCCAGCGTGTTTTACACTTTGGAGCAATAATGTACAGCCTCTCTAAATTTATCTCAGTCCTGTTTCTAAGACGGTATCTGAGTATATGATGAGATGCTCACTGGACTTTTTGACATTGAGGAAAAGGTACTTGAGTAAATATCTTGGTCAATGCCCTTTTACTGCTGGTTTCATTTCTAGGTGTTCTGTGGCTGCTGACATCTGTGGTTCATGAATATAAGATCTATTCTCTCTGACCTTGGATTAGGTCCACTCTCAACTCTCATTAGTGTGGTAGAACCCTCTGAGCCTCCGTCATGACCTTCATCTGTCCTTAGACTACCCATACCTCACTCATGCCAGGCCTTTGATATGGACTACCTCACCCCTGAAATGGCAACCACTTTGGTAAGCCTAAACTCAGTGTCCATGTCCTATGTGAGCCAAAGGAAATCTGGAATGAAAACTATATCCTCTTTCGGCCTTTAACTATACCATACCATTGTTAAGAAAGCTGGGGCCACCCTATGTTGTCAGGAAGCTGCCTTACAAAGCACTTTTTCCCCCAGAATCTCAACAAAAGATATGGCAAATACCTCTCTACCTTTGGTGGTTCTCCTTACGCTACATAATATATCTCGTCCACACTCAAAAGCCAAAGAGGcatatatattattgtattgctTCCACCCCTGCTTTTGCCATTTCCCCCACACACAAGGCAGGAAGGAATGGTCTTGTTGTGTGGAAAGTGTATGGCTGAGGATTTGGGGGAAAAGCTGGCAGTGACTTTGAGGGATCGGGGAGACAGACCAGAACTGACAAACTGAAATCAACCCTATCATTATTTATGCTGAACTTGTGctcattttcagaagaaaatctcCCCCACAAATGGATGAATTTagcacagaagaaaacaaaaccataaaaaatgatCAATTAAGTGAATATTGCTCCATAAGAAAGAAAAGCTTGCTTCCCTTGTGCTTTGAGGATGAATTGAAAAAGCCAAATGCCAAGATAATCAACATTAGTCCACCAAAGACAGTAACTTCTCACGTGGTAATAATATCTACTATTGTTCAGTAAATATGTGTATAATTGCTACTTGTGGGAATCTTATATTCTAGTGACTGGAATCTTTGATAAATCCTTTTTACTTTTCAGTTTCGCATTACAAAGTGACAACACTTAGATTCTTAATGCTCTTTTTAGAACTGCCACCCCAAAAGTGGGGATTCCTTTGCATCAACTgaaagttttgtgtttttctttatgaaGAAGGCTTTATCAAATTTTcttgattataaaagaaatataaagcaaaaatggtATTTTCAAAAGGGGACTGCATGATGTTTCACTTTTCTAAGTCTATTTTAGCTATTTGAAGCAGAAAATACATGCATTAAAGGCTATTTGGTAGCTCACAGAGTCTCTTGGAAGGCTGGAGAGACAATCTGGCTTGAAAGCTATacagtcaagaaaaaaaaaaaaagaaagctatacaGTCAGGAGTCACCCAGTTACAGCCCCAGACTGCTCCACTGGGACCCATGCTTTTGTTATGGAGTTAATGACTTTGATTCTGGGCAGGAGATACTATTTCTAAGATCTTTGACACTGCTGCCCTTCAAAGCAGATATATCTGCTGCCATTCTCACTAGAGTGGTTTTCACAATGCCCAACTTCTGCCAGTGCTTGCCTTCTCTGAACTGAAAACTATCTCAGGTGTATCTGATTGGCAGAGCTTAGGTCACATGCCCTAACCTCAAGGGAGGCTAATAAAGCTAGTTTCTGTCTCTGTTTAAGAGTACGTAGATTTGTAAGGTGGAAAATTCCCGGAGGTGTTGGACAGACCAAAAATATGACAAATCTCCACTACTGTGGCTAaataggtagcattgacatcccAGTGGATTGCAAAACTAGATTTGTCATCATCTTTTAGTAATTATAGGCAATAATATACCTTTGTCACTAAGTATGCTGATGTACAATTAGATGATCCTTGGTTTCTTacttcattaattatatttctaaagGAAAGGTAGCAATCATTGACTTAAAGTTTGCAAAGTAAATACTGGTAATATGCATAGCTGACCAGTTTCTTTAAAGTTAATCTTTTTGCCCTATAATGGAAATATGGGAAAGAGTTTAGTGAGTAGCTCATACATACAAATTTTTCTAGTACTGTGACaaaaatagtctatttttaaAGTCAGTCTATTACTTTGGTTATTTTATTCTGCAAATATATACTGAGTGCTTTTTATGTGCTAAGTAAGGGTTGGAGTAcaagaataaatataatattgtaaAGATACTTTTATATTCTTGGAATTATTTATTAGGATATCCAGACTTTGTAATTTTGGCTTATAATTAGTTATGTCTCTTAAGATCTTTGGCTCAATTCATTTTTTTGGTATGCTTCTTATTTCTGAATGTGGGAACCTAAGAAATGCCAGAACAATGTTCCATCCCACCAACTATCCTATTTTCCAGTGACAACATCTCACACatctaagaaatatatttattttgtcatatCTCACTTTATTCAAAAAGGATTCTAGTAGGCCAAAAGTTCAGATTTTACCCCTAATATCTCAGCAGAATATTAAGAGAAGGAAGTGTGTCACATACAAgtacattttttgtgtgtttgaataCCATTATTGTTCATATTAAAAACGTCTCTGTAgtcatttttagaatattttgccattttattttcatgttgaaaaatatatatagcctTCTTGTCTCACTAGACTGATGACTAAGTACTCTTTTCTTTAATCCACAGGAACAAAATGACACAAATCCCATAATTTTCCATGAGACTGGATATGTACAAATGTTACTTTTGACAAAAAATAAGCTTCCTTTCCATcctatagaaaaggaaaacatttaccCATATAAAAGAGcagattttgttttagaaagaaattgTGAAATCCTCAAATCTTTAATTAGTGATCAATTTATTATCCCTTCCAAACCTAAAAGAATTATGCCTACAACATGGAAAAGAGATATACAAGCAATATCTTTTGAAGTGGGCCATAGAGTTGTAGAGGGTAAACTAAGGAAGGAAACTAATAAGCAGACACTTGAAAACTTATCCTGGAGTAAACTCTACAATTTCTCACAGACTTTTTCCAGCCTAACAAAAAAATTTGTTGGCTTCTTTGATAAAAGTGTTATTCAAGAAATGAGTGCTAGACATGGCAACTTTGAAAGAATGTTTTCTACAGTAAAACCAAGGAGCAAATTCAGTGCCTTACCAGTCAAACATTGctcaaagcctttaaaaaatatactcaaagtccataaattaaataatgtaacaCCAATGGATGATTTGTTAAACTAGTCAAATGAAATTTAGACACCtcaaaaaatattgtttatacagcaatatttaagtaacaaaaagcaaacaatgaAGTTCCAAGATCATAGAagaaattcttaccaaaataatgTTCAAATGGATGGTATAAGAAAGCAAAGCATTGACATTGGAATTACAAGTCAACAGTCATCTGTTCAAGAAAAGCCAacatttttagtaaataaaaggacaaaattaGGAAATAATTATCAACAAGAGGAACTAGTTCATGAATTTTTATGATCTCAATTAGAGTCCTCAATCATCAGCATTTCCACGGTTAAGTCTGATTTGGGACCAAGAATGACACAGACTGTTTCTGGTAATTTGCTGTTGGAAGCCAAATAACATCAATAACCTTGCTTAATAATTGAGTATCAAATAAGACAAATGTACCATTAACTTGATGCATGTGGAATTAATCGTATATCAGCATTTTGGATAATCATTGGAAAATAGTATTACATTAGCAATTCATGCAATTAAAAAgactgtaaaatttaaaatagctttttgttAGTAGACACTGGAACTTCATTGCTATAGAATGCCTTTTCCAAGTATAACTTTGACTTTTTTCAGAACTGTTaagtaatttaaaagaataacttATCCTTAATAAGCTAAAAAAATTTGATAGCAAGTCCTATAAATTACTGaacattacatatattattatattgctatttTACTGTTTATCATTAACCCAAGCAGTATAAAGGCAGAACTCAAATTAGAAACAAGTTGGATTTCAGAAGttcatttttaatccatttgtttatttattttttaaaaagattttatttatttatttgacagagagagacacagcaaaagagggaacacaagcagggggagtgggagagggagaagcaggcttcccactgagcaggaagcccgatgacggggctcaatcccaggaccctgggaccatgacctgagccttaaggcagacacttgatgactgagccacccaggcgcccctaatccatttgtttaaagattttttaaaaatctgaactgTTAGTATGTGAGGAGAAGTAGGTTTAGTTAGAAGCATTTCTGTTAAGGATAGGCTTTGGAGGCCTTTGGCAACTTTCAAAGGTGAGGACATAAATTTGTTCAGGTTCCTGTTTCCACTTCAGACTAGAGCTTTTCTTTACCATGTGCCAAGGCTCCTCTTGGGCACCTCTTCCCAAGGAGAGTCAGGTTTTGGCtctaaaacagaatgaaaaggggagaacatggaggtgggggaagagTTAGGGACGAGGGGTGCAACTGGAAACTCTAAATGAAGGAAGAGCAAGAGTAAAAGGCTTTAAGATAAGATGATGGGCTCAGGTacggaggaggtggaggaggaccATACAACATTTCCTGGCTCTGTACCTTTCTTCTGGTTACTGAAGGAGATGCAGCAGCAGCTCAAAGTTATGAagtcatctttctcttttctagcaAATAGGAATGGATCCTCTCCTTCTCTTGGCTTGCTGTGATCCAGTCTcttcacccccactcccaccccatcccccttttccctcttccccggCTCACTGCAAAGCAAAACAGTTTCCCTAACTACCCTGCTGGCTCAGAAGATTAAACGCAAACTCTTTTTGATcaccaacaataaaaataacaagaaatagaaaacgtACCTAATAATATCATAAACAATGATGGTAGTTTTTCCCTGATACTCAGTGTAAGATAATGACATGTGGACCTTGGATATGGACATACATGAATAAACATGGGGAAAGAATGTAAACTGTCTGAGCCTCAACCCCAACAATAccttattacagtattattattttcagtgttaaaaaaataatgtggagTCCTGAGTACTTAAGTGTagtaaacattcattaaaaattccCTTCCTATTTCCACCCTTTCCCCTGCTCCTAACATAACATCTTAAAAGATGCCCTCCCAAAGTCTCTTACTCCaatcttttctaaattaaatgcTGGACCTAACTACAGTATTTAAACTTTAGCCCAAACTAGATGCAAATTAGAACTAAGGATTTTTGTATTCGTTGTTTTTGGAAGTTTCTGCTGGAACTTGTGAGCTTTATCTTTTAGGAAGGCACTAAATCAACTTAAAAATTCCATTTGGCTGAGAATTCTCCTTTAAAACAGCTGGACAGCTGGGAGCAGTGGGTTCTGGGAAGGAAGTGACCTACGCTCAGCGCCTTTCTCCTCTACTCTCAGCTTCCATCTGTCATCTTCTAAGCCAAACAGCTGCTGAGATCGTCAGGCAGTGGGGTGCAAGCATAGACATGGTTTCTCTTCTGGTGCTGAGATCTGAGTATGGCCCTGGAGACCGGACTCCGAGTCACAAGGCAGTGATGGAGGTTGTACTGTGTCCCAAGACCAGCTGGCTGTTGGGAGCTGTGGATTACCTGAGGGGAAGATTATCTTTGGTCCTATATGTTTCTGGTTTCATTGGCCCCAAGAGGCCAGGAAGGAACCACTAAGCCTGTGAGAAAACTGGGAAGTCAGAGACCCATGAATTTTCCCCCAGAAGCCTCACCAGGGGACTGTGGTCTGCTTGCTTCTATAGCACCACTCCATAGTGGGCAAGATTTTACCTTCACGGTACTGTAGTCACTAAATACTGCAAACACCTGCGCTTCCCTGAGCCAACTAAGAAAATAGCAACCCATAAAGGGGTCCTGCAGCAGCCAGTGGCCAGCCAGGCAGGACTGTAagagagaaaaggacaaaattatgaaaattgcCAGAGATCTCcttcaggggtggggaggaagaagtaAACGCAGTAATTCTATAGGATTAGCAgtgagaaaaataattagaaaaaataaagttgtttccTGTTTGCTAAAACTCTGCCAAATCCAACTCTTACAGTAACCAGCTATAAAATAAACGCACAGAGCTGCTAGAGGAGACAAGGAGtgatttgataaaaaaaaaaaaaacaataagacaCTTAAGGAGATTCAAGCGCAGCACACTATACGCACACACTTGCACACTcactatattattttctttaagatacTGGTGGGATTTGTTATTACCTTCGAGCATAATCTTGATAGAAGAGTTAATGATTAATTGAATAGAATATATCATAAGACccccaaataaaaggggaaatgGGATTAATATGAAAAAacgaggaaaatgaaaaaaacaaatataaaataatcataaaaatattgaaatcaagTATCATTATGTTTATATAGGTTGAATTTTCCCATTAAAAGACAAGACTTTcagactgtttaaaaaataacacttaatTATATACTGTTTATAAGAAATATAGTTAAAGCaataaagaaatcttgaaaataaaggaGTGGGGAAAGAGATATCAgagcaatgaaataaaaagaagtggGAGTGGcattattaatatcagataaactAAAATTTAgggttaaaaacaataaataagacCTTATACCTTATGTAATAATAAAAGCACAATATATGAAAACAGCATCTTTGGTGCTCTATGTACATGCCAAAGAAGAAAGTGGCTTATATTATATAAAGTAAACATTACTGGAAATCCCAGgagaatgtaataaaaataaaactatagtgGAAGGCCTCAGTTCATCTCTTTCAGAGTtaaacagataaaacaaaaaagtatggATGCAGAGTAATTATATATGCAATTAATAAAGTTGATATAATGGATATAGACCTCTGTTTCTTTGAAACAGAGGAAAATAGATTTGGGGGTTTGTTCATAGAAAATTGATTATATTGTGGGCTACACAGAAACacccaatattctttttttaaaataaatgtagagacttgtaaaaaataatccaataaagttaagaataaacataaagcaaaatccaaatttatttactatttgaaaataaagaagggatgaagaagaaatcaaaactcAAATTGTAaggtagaaaatgaaaaggaaaccattTCATTCCAAAACATTTTGCACAACAGCAAAAGCTAgttcaaaagaaaatgtcaagttttcatttttctcccctccttttctcctcctcctcatcctccttctccttctcttttttcctgaaaaagaTTTAGTGAAAAGGATCCCAAGGTTCTCAtctcaggaaaatagaaaaagcataaaataaaccACAAGAAATTAtgaataggaaattaatacagagaaacactaaaaatatttaaatagaaataaaaattgtataaaaggataaataaaagcaatagttattttgtgtgtttgtttttgaaatacaCTAAAATGCATAAGCCCTTCTCAAGCCTGATTTAAGGGAAAGGAGCAAAAAAGGAATATAAGAttatgaatgagaaaagaaacaaccatagatatagaagaaaggaaaagaatcagaAGAAACATTACATGCAAACTTATtccaacaaatttgaaaaatctagaaaaaatggGTGATCTCCTATCAAAAAGGACATAATCAGAATTGACCCCTAGGAATGGATATTTGGAATAGACCAATTTCCTAGATGACAGGAACTAAGACTAGATGAATTCACAAGtcatttttcttactttattattGAAGCCAGTGTAGTAGGCAGAATTCCAAAAATGTCTCCCCAAGGTTCACGCCCCTTGTTATTCAGTCAAACACTAATTTAG
Proteins encoded in this region:
- the C5H1orf141 gene encoding uncharacterized protein C1orf141 homolog gives rise to the protein MAEKILEKFDILDEQAKILLARRAKKNSLQSQGKKNTSVTPLTFDFHLEFEEAIVPSISKKVPRITEDNSDRIKKAKRYVFFKDEPEPRKSDFEKLNLRPHFVPTNIKNQESKLIEPLKENLKSRSFRPFLYLKDTAEVKNANPLHDLYLYPQNTQPCRRTLRPTIISPAPRIQANAYKKEKDSTLFAAQTVKNPEESLHLSGHLEDYINKRRKSPPQMDEFSTEENKTIKNDQLSEYCSIRKKSLLPLCFEDELKKPNAKIINISPPKTVTSHVEQNDTNPIIFHETGYVQMLLLTKNKLPFHPIEKENIYPYKRADFVLERNCEILKSLISDQFIIPSKPKRIMPTTWKRDIQAISFEVGHRVVEGKLRKETNKQTLENLSWSKLYNFSQTFSSLTKKFVGFFDKSVIQEMSARHGNFERMFSTVKPRSKFSALPVKHCSKPLKNILKVHKLNNVTPMDDLLN